Proteins found in one Fulvitalea axinellae genomic segment:
- a CDS encoding efflux RND transporter periplasmic adaptor subunit, translated as MKYINKILFGALVVGTALGFGSCKKHQGGASQEIPVPVSVTDLRLGSISKFVEASGTVQPKGKVELASEMAGAYRLRRNPKTGRPYALGDKVRKGEVIIKLEDKEYENGIRFESSKLSLDINKQELEKQKKLYEKGGVTLRDMRNSEKSYIDATYAFEDSKIKMDKMLIKAPFDGVITDLPYFSNGVKVKNGEALATVMSYKQLLLEVKLPAKDFMDLKSGQQVLVTNHNLPDDTLKGEVREISPSIDETTRTFKSKITIENSGMLLRPGMFVQANIEVARADSVVVVPKDYLLARRHGKSVFVVEKTRAKERRLRLGIQNKDFVEVKAGLSKGDRMVTKGFETLGNEAKVKVLQ; from the coding sequence ATGAAATATATCAACAAAATTCTTTTTGGAGCGCTTGTAGTCGGGACGGCGCTAGGCTTCGGTTCCTGCAAAAAACACCAAGGTGGAGCCAGCCAAGAAATCCCTGTGCCTGTATCCGTAACCGATCTTAGGCTCGGATCTATCAGCAAGTTTGTGGAAGCTTCCGGAACCGTTCAGCCCAAAGGCAAAGTGGAACTCGCCTCGGAGATGGCGGGAGCTTATCGTTTGAGAAGAAACCCTAAAACTGGACGTCCTTACGCTTTGGGCGACAAGGTTAGGAAAGGAGAGGTGATCATTAAGCTTGAGGACAAAGAGTACGAAAACGGAATCCGTTTCGAATCCAGCAAACTCAGCCTCGACATTAACAAGCAGGAGCTTGAAAAGCAGAAGAAGCTTTACGAAAAAGGGGGCGTGACGCTACGCGATATGCGCAATTCCGAAAAAAGCTATATCGACGCTACTTACGCTTTCGAAGATTCGAAAATCAAGATGGACAAGATGCTGATCAAAGCTCCGTTTGACGGCGTGATCACGGATTTACCATATTTTTCCAACGGAGTGAAAGTCAAAAACGGCGAGGCATTGGCCACTGTCATGAGTTACAAACAGCTGCTGTTGGAAGTGAAATTGCCGGCCAAGGATTTTATGGATCTGAAATCGGGTCAGCAGGTGTTGGTGACTAACCACAACTTGCCCGACGATACGCTGAAAGGCGAAGTGCGTGAAATATCGCCTTCCATTGACGAGACTACGCGAACGTTCAAAAGCAAGATCACGATCGAGAACAGCGGAATGCTTCTTCGTCCGGGTATGTTCGTGCAAGCCAACATCGAAGTGGCCCGCGCCGACAGTGTTGTCGTTGTGCCGAAAGACTACCTGCTCGCCCGCCGACATGGCAAGTCTGTGTTTGTGGTTGAGAAAACCCGCGCCAAAGAGCGTCGCTTGAGATTGGGTATCCAAAACAAGGACTTTGTGGAAGTGAAAGCCGGCCTGAGCAAAGGAGACCGGATGGTGACCAAAGGATTCGAGACTTTGGGCAATGAGGCAAAAGTGAAAGTCCTGCAATAA